From Brassica rapa cultivar Chiifu-401-42 chromosome A06, CAAS_Brap_v3.01, whole genome shotgun sequence:
GGTTGCCTAAATGGCGTGAACTTGTTCTTAAGCCCACCTGGTCGGCTAAATTCGATCACAACTTGCTTCCCATAAATTTCTTCACTATTCATTCGGTCAAACGCATTCACTGCATCTCTTACATCGTAAAACTCGATGAATCTTTGATGTTTCTTGTATGGTGTCTCTCTCAACTCTTTGATCGAACCTGGAGACAAAAATTCACAATATTATAAAGTGCTTCCATATAACCAAACTGTCTTACATGGTCTatattcaaaaattcaaaagctAGTAAATGGcatgattataataatttaagtgAAAATGTTTCAGTCTTTGTAAAATGTTTTAATTCCTGACATATCCACAAATCGAGGAAACGAAACTCAAAAATCTAAGACATAGAAACATAAGTAAAAAAACATATACCGTAAACTTGGAAAATCTGTCTGAGAGCAATGGAAGAGACTTCGGGGTCTAGGTTAAATATCACCAACGTTCCTTGGTTACAACCGCCGGGTACGGCGTTTGTATCCGGAACTACAAAGTGGGCCCACACAGGTCTACCAGAAACAAACCCACGCGCCGATGAAGAAGGTGATCTCCAAACGCTTCCACCTCCACTGCTGCTACCGAGCCTTTCTTGGTGCTGCATGTGTCTACCGCAAAACTCTCGAACAGCTCTTTTAGCGCCACGGAGATCGTAGAAATGGACGGTCACGACTCCTTCCGAGATTCTCTCCATCTGCACGCCACGCACGTCGCCGAACACCTCCAAGTCACGTCTCACCGTAGACTCGGTGACGTCACGCGGTACGTAGATCAGAGAAAGTGATCGCGTCGGCGAGTTCGACGGCGGAGATGGCCGTTGAACAGCTGAAAAACCGTTAAACCAGGGacgaggtggtggtggtggtggaggtggaggaTGAGGAGCAGGAGGAAACATCATCGGATGTGGTGGGATATTAAAGAACGTGAACATTCTTGGATCCGATGGAGATAGTCCGTACGACGGAGGAGGTGGAGGCAGCGGCGGCGGCGGGAGAGAAGTGTACGGAAAGTGAAAACGTGAAGACATAGGGTTTAGTGGTACGAACTCTTGAGCTCGAGGGTCTAGATTCCCGGCGAAAGGAAAAGCTCTAAAATTTTCCATTTGAATAGGTCTTTAATTGTTTTCTTACAGGAGTAATAGTTTTCTCCGGTGAACGTGAAAGTTTTCTTGATCgtgtgagagagaagagagagataaCTGTAACGTCGGCTCTATCTCTTTACTCTACAGACATTAGACAAGACAGTGGAAGAgaacaaatgtttattttgttttatttctttatgtCTTTCCAATTTATAAGCGCATTTATGTTTCTCGAAAAtgactgttgtttttaaataaatggATTATACTATCATTTTGCTGAAGTTACCTTAGTACCCCTACTCACTTTTTGTAGGCTTGGGTTCTTGGTTTACGAGGCAGGAATACTGAGTACCTGGGTTAATCCTTTGTGaactgttttaaaaaaaaaatattcgaaaCTGTGAATAGAAAAACTTGCAGTGAAGGAAAAACAAACGTAAAAAATAAATCATGgaccatttttttattttttgatatataCTCACTCTGTTccttaatattatatattttagaaaaaaaattgttttaaaaaaaatctattttttacattttcaagacatgttttattaactaattacaaatttcaaaaaatttaattgtactgaatttttattagcttaaaattatggaacaaagataaacacaaaaaattatgtaaatttaatgtgttttattaaaatgtgtgaaaatacTAGAATATGTAACATTAAAAAACAGATGGAGTATGTAAGTTATTTACAACCTCTAATCTGTAGAACATTTGAGAACGGCAATAGTTAGCTAGAGTCGTAACCTTTGTTACATAATTTTAGCAAATAGTCTTAAATGGCAATTCTACAAACACACACACTCATCAAACAAATTGAAGATAGCTTATCGATatttgtttgaccaaaaaaaaagccaATCGATATTTGTGATAAGTAGCATATGTAACTCTTTTAAGTCTTTGAGGGTACGTTTAGCGATTATGGGTTACATTACACATTTATTCACAAGACATAAAACTAAAATGCATATTGcttattataataaaacaaaaaggttTAATGATAGATGATCAAGGATTTAAAAGCAatcattttgtgtgttttaacaaataatttttgttttatgttagaaagccttttttcaaaaaagaaaaaatgtttgttttatGCGGATATTGGTATGGTGAAGAAAGTGTTGTTAAACACGAAGTAGTGACCAAACACACGTGCATGAAAATCTCGGTTCGAGAAGAAGACTCCTCAAAACCAACGACCAAAACCATAATCTTGATTCTTGTCCTTCGTTTATATTACCAggtaaaaaaattactaaagtAATACAACTTCTTGCTTACCACGTTTGCTtcagtttatttttcttatttgttgTACAAATATGATTCTTCTTGGCAACCGTACAATGTCAAAGACTCAAACCAAGTTATGgtcaaaatataagaaaaatcgTTTTGTGACATTGCTATGGAATCTCTTTTAGGCATCACTATTCtttgattgttttctttctttccatAATTCTAAATCTTCTTACTTTATCATTGTTAATCgacatgtatatatttatttcggaattgaaccaaaaactcgGTTATAGTTTACTTTTAGTTTTACAATAAACGAAATTGATTTATCCAAACTGAAATTCAAAACCAAACCCACAAAACcctatagtaaaaaaaaaaaaatccaaccctgttgttattttaaatttacaatATGTGATCATTTTTAATTCTCATTTTAGTTAGTAAGTGGACTATTATGTTTCTAAGAAATAATACACTGGTATATACTCCTCTGTTCCTGAacatcaatgtttttttttttgaaacatccTACATTTAGGAACATAAGgagtaaatgatttttttaaggcaattctctcaaatagactTTTTAAGTTATTGTCACAAAAACAacactcaaaaaataaaatgactaaaatagcacctttttgttttgaaaattttaatttttaatttttaatttttttaaatttgaatccCTAAACTCCATCCTTTAACTTTAATttccctaagtctagattaattaactctTGAGTATAATTGCATATTTATCCTTTAATAACACTTGTTTCGATCATTTTCTTCcctgaaatttatttttgtgaaaataaactaaaaatg
This genomic window contains:
- the LOC103875319 gene encoding protein terminal ear1 homolog, giving the protein MENFRAFPFAGNLDPRAQEFVPLNPMSSRFHFPYTSLPPPPLPPPPPSYGLSPSDPRMFTFFNIPPHPMMFPPAPHPPPPPPPPPRPWFNGFSAVQRPSPPSNSPTRSLSLIYVPRDVTESTVRRDLEVFGDVRGVQMERISEGVVTVHFYDLRGAKRAVREFCGRHMQHQERLGSSSGGGSVWRSPSSSARGFVSGRPVWAHFVVPDTNAVPGGCNQGTLVIFNLDPEVSSIALRQIFQVYGSIKELRETPYKKHQRFIEFYDVRDAVNAFDRMNSEEIYGKQVVIEFSRPGGLKNKFTPFRQPQLPFQPRPVLLTPPLKQSVILTNGKSKNVSPNNGVDVVEASMRSLCDIDDEAEPETKSKNVAKLGRKKQMKSMELSQFLISEETMNDPSCRDPRTTLMIKNIPNKYSQKLLLNMLDNHCIHINEAITEEERDEHKAHHDQPISSYDFVYLPMDFNNKCNVGYGFVNMTSPEAAWRLYKAFHRQRWEIFNSHKICQITYARVQGLEDLKEHFRSSRFPCEAELYLPVVFSPPRDGKQLTEPVSININDCTGLNNIHHLEPIDGPDHSVGGSCCGSDNDNSQEDGLSGNNIDGGRSFTVVGATSF